A single window of Pectobacterium parmentieri DNA harbors:
- a CDS encoding TerD family protein, protein MVSLSKNQTISLSKQSSAISNLHFGLGWDPVKKKGLLGGLFGGNASIDLDAGCVLLDKAGNEIDTVWFRKLKSSCGSVVHSGDNLTGEGDGDDEVIRVDLNRLPQKVEFLAFTVNSFRGQTFNEVENAFCRVVDQANKEQARYQLTEQGSHTGIVIASLRRNNGQWDFTAHGQACRGRTISDMHADIVTTVVR, encoded by the coding sequence ATGGTTTCTTTAAGTAAAAACCAGACAATTTCTCTCAGCAAACAGTCTTCTGCTATCAGTAATCTTCACTTTGGGCTCGGCTGGGACCCAGTGAAAAAGAAAGGCCTTTTAGGGGGATTATTTGGCGGTAATGCGTCAATCGATCTTGATGCCGGATGCGTCCTGCTCGACAAAGCAGGTAATGAGATCGACACCGTGTGGTTTCGTAAATTGAAATCATCCTGTGGCTCGGTGGTACACAGCGGAGACAACCTGACTGGCGAGGGAGACGGCGATGACGAAGTGATCCGCGTTGACCTGAACCGACTCCCTCAAAAGGTCGAATTTCTGGCATTTACCGTCAATAGCTTCCGTGGCCAAACGTTTAATGAAGTTGAAAATGCCTTCTGCCGCGTCGTTGATCAGGCCAATAAAGAACAGGCTCGCTATCAACTGACCGAACAAGGTTCTCATACCGGGATTGTTATCGCTTCGCTGCGCCGCAATAACGGCCAGTGGGATTTCACCGCTCATGGGCAGGCCTGCCGTGGTCGCACCATTAGTGATATGCACGCCGATATCGTTACCACGGTGGTGCGCTAA
- a CDS encoding TerD family protein, protein MNLTPGGNAPVPNKALQVRILSGAAVDASAFRLFATGKVQGDADMVFYGQPRNDDGSISLIHEGHNTIFTIDVTRLKPEVQKVAFTVACEGSQTIANLQRLNIQVEADNEVLVNGNVELAGRQEAALILGELYRRNNDWKFRFIAQGFNGGLQPLAEHFGVDVAAPAAHAEPTPPPAPPATSRINLSKVSLTKEKPAISLEKRDNFGEIRINLNWHREAKASGLRGMFGGSNGVDLDLGAFVEMQDGHKTVVQALGNRFGDYQDEPFVLLKGDDRTGDVSEGEWLHINGREWKNLRQVLIYAFIYEGVPSWNKTDGVVTLHIPDQPPIETRMTEGQDSRSMCAVARLVNEGGSIKVERINQFFRDHGEMDNALGWGFRWKAGSK, encoded by the coding sequence ATGAATCTGACCCCAGGCGGCAACGCGCCCGTCCCTAACAAAGCATTGCAAGTTCGCATCCTCTCCGGTGCCGCCGTTGATGCCAGTGCTTTCCGTCTGTTTGCAACAGGCAAGGTACAGGGCGACGCGGATATGGTGTTTTATGGTCAGCCACGCAATGATGACGGCAGCATCAGTCTGATACATGAAGGGCACAACACCATCTTCACTATCGACGTCACTCGGCTAAAGCCAGAAGTACAGAAGGTCGCCTTTACCGTTGCTTGTGAAGGTAGCCAGACCATTGCAAATCTACAGCGGCTCAACATTCAGGTTGAGGCTGATAATGAGGTTCTGGTTAACGGCAATGTCGAACTGGCTGGACGTCAGGAAGCGGCATTGATCCTGGGAGAACTTTATCGTCGTAACAATGACTGGAAGTTTCGCTTTATTGCGCAGGGATTCAACGGTGGCCTACAGCCCCTGGCCGAGCACTTCGGCGTCGACGTGGCGGCACCTGCCGCACACGCGGAACCCACGCCTCCACCGGCACCACCAGCGACAAGCCGCATCAATCTGAGCAAGGTGTCACTCACCAAAGAAAAACCAGCTATTAGTCTGGAAAAACGTGACAACTTCGGTGAGATTCGCATCAACCTAAACTGGCATCGCGAGGCCAAAGCGTCCGGCCTGCGTGGGATGTTTGGGGGCAGTAACGGCGTCGATCTCGACCTCGGTGCGTTTGTCGAAATGCAAGACGGTCACAAAACCGTGGTTCAGGCCTTGGGCAACCGCTTTGGCGATTATCAGGACGAACCCTTTGTCCTGCTCAAAGGTGACGACCGTACTGGTGATGTCTCAGAAGGCGAATGGCTGCATATCAATGGTCGCGAATGGAAGAACCTGCGTCAGGTGCTGATTTACGCCTTTATTTACGAAGGTGTGCCTAGCTGGAATAAAACCGATGGCGTGGTCACGCTGCACATCCCCGATCAACCCCCGATCGAAACCCGAATGACGGAAGGGCAAGATAGCCGCAGCATGTGTGCGGTTGCACGTCTGGTCAATGAAGGTGGGAGCATCAAGGTCGAGCGTATCAATCAGTTCTTCCGTGACCACGGCGAGATGGATAACGCACTTGGCTGGGGGTTCCGCTGGAAAGCGGGCTCAAAATAG
- a CDS encoding tellurite resistance TerB family protein, with protein sequence MSFLNKVKGAFNASREELTKQVGRFKNKKFLQGTVAVCVRIAVSSGGVSTEEKQKMIGFLKSSEELKVFDTAEVIEFFNKLVASFDFDEEVGKGETMKYILVLKDQPEAAQLALRVGIAVAKSDGDFDAAEQHAVREIATALGFQPADFGL encoded by the coding sequence ATGAGCTTTCTTAATAAAGTTAAAGGCGCTTTTAATGCCAGCCGAGAAGAGTTGACCAAACAGGTCGGACGCTTCAAGAACAAGAAGTTTCTGCAAGGCACTGTCGCCGTCTGTGTTCGCATCGCGGTATCCAGCGGCGGCGTGAGTACGGAAGAAAAACAGAAGATGATCGGTTTTCTCAAATCATCAGAAGAGTTGAAAGTATTTGATACTGCTGAAGTTATTGAATTCTTTAACAAACTGGTTGCCAGTTTCGATTTCGATGAAGAAGTTGGAAAAGGTGAAACCATGAAATATATCCTGGTGCTCAAAGATCAGCCTGAAGCCGCACAGCTAGCTCTGCGAGTGGGGATTGCCGTTGCCAAAAGCGACGGTGATTTCGATGCAGCAGAACAACACGCCGTGCGAGAGATCGCAACGGCGCTAGGGTTTCAACCAGCCGACTTCGGCCTTTGA
- a CDS encoding TerC/Alx family metal homeostasis membrane protein codes for MVSTHIGFPTETVIVFIALAVGAIFIDLFMHRHDKPISLKSAALWSVFWVIVAMAFAGFLYIHHGTEVASLFITGYALEKVLSVDNLFVMMAIFSWFAVPDRYRHRVLYWGIIGAIVFRGIFVAIGTGLLSLGPYVEIVFALIVAWTAVMMLRSGDDDEEIEDYSQHLAYRLVKRVFPIWPKLKGHAFLLNQKEVDEELAKPENKDVTIGRGTKAAFYATPLMLCVAVVELSDVMFAFDSVPAIIAVSREPLIVYSAMMFAILGLRTLYFVLEALKQYLVHLEKAVIVLLFFIAAKLGLNATDHIWHHGYSISATTSLLVVLGVLALGIIISIMFPAKPDAEENKES; via the coding sequence ATGGTATCCACTCATATCGGCTTCCCGACAGAAACCGTCATTGTTTTTATAGCACTGGCCGTCGGGGCCATTTTTATCGACCTGTTCATGCACCGCCATGACAAGCCGATTTCGTTGAAAAGCGCAGCGCTGTGGTCTGTGTTCTGGGTCATTGTGGCAATGGCTTTTGCCGGTTTCCTCTATATTCATCACGGTACTGAGGTCGCCAGCCTGTTCATTACCGGTTATGCGCTGGAAAAAGTGCTATCGGTGGATAACCTGTTCGTGATGATGGCGATTTTCTCCTGGTTCGCCGTTCCCGATCGTTACCGTCACCGCGTACTCTACTGGGGGATCATCGGGGCCATCGTGTTCCGTGGTATTTTCGTCGCGATCGGTACAGGGCTGCTCAGCCTGGGGCCGTATGTCGAAATCGTCTTTGCGTTGATTGTTGCCTGGACCGCCGTCATGATGCTGAGAAGCGGTGACGATGACGAAGAGATCGAAGATTACTCGCAGCACCTCGCTTACCGTTTAGTGAAACGCGTCTTCCCTATTTGGCCAAAATTAAAGGGCCACGCGTTCCTGTTAAACCAGAAAGAAGTAGACGAAGAACTGGCCAAGCCGGAAAACAAAGACGTCACGATTGGTCGTGGCACCAAAGCCGCCTTCTACGCCACGCCACTGATGCTCTGCGTCGCGGTAGTCGAACTTTCTGACGTGATGTTCGCCTTTGACTCAGTTCCCGCTATTATTGCCGTGAGCCGTGAGCCGCTGATTGTTTACAGTGCGATGATGTTTGCCATCCTTGGCTTGCGTACACTCTACTTTGTACTGGAAGCACTGAAACAATATCTGGTTCATCTGGAAAAAGCCGTTATTGTGTTGCTGTTCTTTATTGCTGCCAAGCTTGGCCTGAATGCAACCGATCACATATGGCACCACGGCTACAGCATCTCGGCAACCACCAGCCTGCTTGTTGTTCTGGGCGTACTGGCGCTGGGCATTATCATCAGCATAATGTTCCCGGCCAAACCCGATGCTGAGGAGAACAAGGAGAGTTAA